CGATGACCGCCACCGTCGCGTCGGTCCCGTCGAAGGCGCTGATCTCGAGACTCGGCTCGCCGGCCTGTGCGCCTGCCAGGGCCTGGGCGGCGGGGGCGAGCTGGCTGACCAGGCGCTCGGCGATCGAGCGGGACCCGAGGCGCTCCGTGAGCTGCTCCACGTCCGGGCGGAGGGAACCGATCAGAGGGAAGTCCGTGGAGGCGACCTCGAGGAGGGCCTCAGCGTCTGCGTCCGGGATCAGAGGCTCGGCGAGGCCGCGGGCGTCGACGATCGTCGGCTCCCTACCCTCCGCGAGTCCGGCCGGAGGGGATACGGCGTAGGCCGGCACATCATCCCCGAGGCTGAGCCCGCTGACGGTCTGCCAGATCACCGTCCCGATTCCGATTGTCAGTAGGAGACCGAGGATCGCTGCCTTGCGTGGATCGAATCGACTCATCAGCGCGAAGTTAGCAACCACCCTCGCCGAACGCGGCGACCTTCGCTTGCGAGACCCCCGTTACGACGAGAGGGGCCCGCTGATGCCAGCGGGGCCCCTCTCACTTACATCCATACTCCCGCTCCGAGCCCTAGGCGGTGGCCAGGGCCGGCTCGGGCGTGGCGGTGGGAGCCTCGACCGCGGCGGGCAGAGCGAACATCCGCTCGCGCACGGCGGCGTCGAGCTCGGCGGCCGCCTCGGGGTTCTCGGTGAGGTAGGCCCGTGCCTTGGCGGCGCCCTGGTGGCGGCTGCCGTCGGGGAGCGTGTAGAAGGCACCGGACTTGCTCACGAGGCCGTAGCCGCGCTTGGGGTCCGAGGCGACGTCGAGCAGCATCCCGAAGGTGTCGAAGCCCTCGCCGAAGCGGATCGTGAACTCGGCCTGCCGGAACGGCGGAGCGACCTTGTTCTTGACGACCTTGATCCGGACGCGGTTGCCGATGGCGTCCGTGCCCTCCTTGAGGGTCTCGATGCGGCGGATGTCGAGCCGGACCGACGCGTAGAACTTCAGCGCCCGGCCACCGGGGGTGGTCTCGGGGGAGCCGAACATGACGCCGATCTTCTCGCGGAGCTGGTTGGTGAAGATCACCGTGCAGTTGTGCTTGGGCGTGAGACTGACCAGCTTGCGGCACGCCTTGGACATCAGGCGGGCCTGCACACCCACCGAGGAGTCGGTCATCTCGCCCTCGAGCTCGGCCTTGGGGGTCAGGGCCGCGACCGAGTCGATCACGACCAGGGCCACCGCGCCGGACTCGATCAGCTTCTCGGCGATCGACAGGGCCTGCTCGCCGTTGTCGGGCTGGGAGACCACGAGATCGGCCACGTTCACGCCGACATTGCCGGCGTACTCCGGGTCCATCGCGTGCTCGGTGTCGATGAAGGCGCAGATGCCACCGGCCGCCTGGACCTGGGCCATGACCTCGTAGCAAAACGTCGTCTTACCCGAGCTCTCGGGACCGTAGATCTCGACCACGCGACCCGACGGCAGGCCGCCGATGCCGAGCGCCTCGTCGAGGACGATCGAGCCGGTGGGAACGGCCTGGACACGCGAGCGGATCTGCTCGGGGTCCATCTGCATGATGGAGCCCTCTCCGAACTCCCTCGTGATCGTTCCCATCGCGGCGCGGAGCGCCTCGAGCTTCTTCTCATCTGCCACTGTTCGATTTCTCCTTGTCTCGGGACTGGACTGGCCGGCCTCTCGTTGACACCGAACTTACGTGTCCGGGAGCCGCCAAGGAGTGGTTCTCGCGGTCTCTGAGAAGGGTGTCGGCCGAGCCTGTCAGAGAAGCCACCGGGTGCCTCCGCCTGCGGCCTATTGTCCTCGTCCATGGCCCGAACCCGCGTACCTGACTGCCTGATGATCTGCCCGGTGTGCCCCAAGGATGAGCGCATCAGGATCAGCTTCTTCTCGAGTGCCACGAGTGTCCGATGCAACAAGTGCCGGACGAACTACCGGGCCCTGACCCAGATCGTCGCTGACACCACGCGCCAGCGCCCCGCGATGGGCGGCCGGCGCGGCTACCGGGTCACCACCAAGGACTCCGGCGGTCACGTCGCTCATCACCGCTTCGAGGCCCCTGCCGGCCTGAAGGCCCTCAGCGGCCAGCGGATCAGCATCATCTCGCGACGGGGGCGGATCATCGGTATCGCCAACCAGGCGACCGAGACCTGGTATCCGGTGCCGAACCGCTCCCTGGGCCAGGTCTCGACGCTGGCGCAGCTGGGCGGCGTCGTCGCCGCTCTCGCAATCGCCATCTACCTCGCGGTCGTCTCGGTCATCTCCCTCGGCAGCGAGGCGATCTCCGGGCTCGGCGGGCCGGCGCTGATGATCCTGGCCATCCTCGTGTTGCTCTCACCCCTCGCCGACGGCCTGCGCGCTGACGCGGCGAGGCCAAAATCCGACTGACGCGGGGTCTCACTTCTAAGGTTCGACCGATGCCTGGCCTCGCTCACATCCGTCGTCTGCTCGTCGTGACGGCGTTGATGATGCTGGCCGTCTTCCCTGCGCTCGCCACCGCGAACGCCGGTGACACGCCGGGCCTCGGCACCGGAACGCCGATCTTCAGCCCGGATCTGCCCTTCCAGCTTCCGATCCTCGCGCCGAGCGTGGGCAACAACGAAGCCTTCACCTTCAGCTGCGTCCTGCCTCCGTCGACCGAGAACTCCGACGCCTCCAGACGCGCCCAGAGCCTCGCGGTCTCAGGCGACACGCTGAGCGAGGAGGATGTCAGCACCCTTCGACGCCTGATCGAGTTCGAGCAGAAGATCTGGCGCGACAAGGACATCGAGGACGACCTGAAGCGCAAGATCGCGGCCTTCGTCGCCGACGGAACCCCCGTCGCCAGCGGCGGAGTCGATGGCGTCCTTGTCGAGAAGATCCTCAAGGACATCAAGCCGGTGCGCGAGTCGGCGAGCCCGCGCGTCCTCGCGATGCTCAACCCCGACCCCGACGTCAAGGAGGAGAAGAGCCTCCTCGCCTTCATCCCGAGCGACTGCCCGTGGAACATCGGCATCGACCTCGAGGCGCCGGGGCTCTTCGACCTCTTCGACGATCCGGGCCGGTTCTTCGTGGACCTGAGCGTCTACCTGATCTCCCAGCCGGCCAGCGCCATCTACGACACGGTCGGCCCGTTCACCTACCGCTTCACCTTCTTCACGCCGCACGTCGAGCGCGGCGAGTCGATCTTCAACACGCCGGGATTCAGCAGCGACACCGCCGATGCGGCCGCGGCGGCTCGGGGCTATGACGTCAGCCTCGCCAAGGACGCCAACGAGCAGGTGAAGCGCAGCGGCTGGCTCCAGGCCGCCGTCTGGCTGCGCACGCTCGTCTCGGGGCTCTACATCCTGGTGCTGGTCGGGGCGGCGTTCCTGTTCATGGCCCGGGGGCCGGTGCGCAACAAGATCAACGCCCTCGAAGTGGCGCCCCTGGCGTTGCTGTCGATCATCATCGTCCTCGTCGGGCCGATCCTGATCGGCTACGGCATCACCCTCAGCAACCTGACGGTCGGTGAGTTCTTCCGGATGGACGCGAGCTGCTCGGCCACGGCGGTCGGAGCATCGGGGGGACAGTGCACCACGGCCCTCCAGCAGATGAACGCGATCATCACCAGCGTGCCGAGTGGCGGGGGATGGGCCGAGGTCTTCTACCGCGCGCTCGCCCTGAACGGCGCCGCGATCGCCTTCCTCCTCTTCACGATCGTGATCCTGGTCCGGATGATCGCCCTGATCGCCCTCGTGGTGCTGCTGCCGGTCGCCAGCTTCCTGATCATCTTCGGCCGCCGCCAGCGTCAGTGGTTCGCCGCCTACGTCGCCGCTCTGGCAGTCGCGATCTTCCTGCCGGTCGGCATGGCCCTGATCCTTCGCATCGGCCTGGCGCTCAACCCGCTGACCGGTGACATCACCGCCGCCGGCACTCTCGGAGACGTCTCGACCGGGGAGCGCCTCATCGGCCTCCTGGTCCTGATGGTGACGTTCTGGGGGATGTTGAAGCTGGTCAAGTTCATCCGCGGCCTGATGGGTCAGGGCCAGGCGGGTGCGGGGTTCCGCGATCTGCGTCGGATGGGGTCGCAGGCCTCTGTCCGCGCACGGGCCGCGGGTGGCTCTGCGGGGGGCCTGATCCCGGGCCGCGGCAAGCAGGGCGAGGAGGACTCCTCGATCGCCCCGGGCCCGTCCGCGCCCTCGAACCCCATGCGTCCGGGCTTCGGCCGCCGCGGCGCCCCGGGCGTTCCGAGCACGGCTGCGGCCCTGGGAATCGGCGGAGCCGCCCAGCCGGGCGCAGACGCCGCGGCAGGCGCCGTCCAGGGCGCGGCTGTCGCGGGTGCGGCCGTCCCCACGGGCGCCGAGGGCGCCCCCATCGTCAGGACCGACACCACCGGCCGCTCGCCGATGGACGGGACCTCGCTCCTTGGCGCCGCCGGCGCGCAGGCCCAGGGCGCCACCCCGGTGCGTCGCCCCGTCTCCCGCGAGCAGTACGAGTCGGCGATGCGCGAGCGTCGCGATGACCTGTCCTCGGCTGTCTCGACCGGCTCGATGCCCCCTGCGCGCGAGTGGCTGCCGGTCCAGGACGGCGACGAGTACTACCTCGAGCAGAACATGAACTTCGACGGCGAGCCCGGCGAGGCCGCGGGCGTCGGTGCGCCGGCGGCCGCGGGCGCACGGGTCATGCGCTCCACTTCTTCTGAGGGGAGCGCCAACTCCTACGTGCCCCAGGACGACGACGGATTCGATGGACCGAGCCCGGTGATGATCGCCCGTCCGGCGAGCATGGGCGCGGTGGAGGGGCATGACCCGGAGGCAGAGGAGGCGTACGCCGGCGTCGGACACGGGGTCGGCGGCATGGCCCCTACGATCGGCGGCGGCGGTCCCTCCCCTTATGAGGCGGTCCCAGGCGCGGAGGATCTGGAGGGCCCGCTGATGCGGATGAGCTCACCCAGTCTCGGCGGCCAGGACGGCGCCTTCTTCGACGACGCCAGCGCAGGTTTCTCCGACGCCGGCGGCGCCCCGTCGGTGGACATGACCTCGTCCTCCCCGGCGGCCACCCCGAGCGGAGACGAGGGCATCGACGCCTTCTTCACCCCCGAGGAGCCCGGCGCCGGCGCGTCCACCGGTGTGGACGCCGACCTCGGCGAGCGCATCGGCGAGCGCGTCGACTCCGCCGTCGAGCGTCTCGGGGAGGGGATCACCGAGACCCACCAGGAGAGCACCGCCAGGATCGTCGACGCCACCGAGCGGAGCTCGGCGATGATCGGTGAGACGACCGATGCCGCGAGTGCCGCGGTGGTCTTCGGCCAGGCCGAGACCGCTCAGGCCATCGGCGGGCAGATCGCCGACTCCCACGCGGACATCGCGGCCGGCATGAGCCGCAACATGGGCGACCTCCAAGAGTCCCTGTCGTCCGCGATCGAGGGCGGGATGGCCGGTTCAGCCACCGTCCATGGTGAGCGGATCGCGATGCTGCTCGCCGGCGGCGACAAGGAGATGGGCGGGATCTCCGACCTGGCGCGCAACCTCGGTGAGCGACACGACGAGATGCGCTCGAGCCTCGCCGACATGAGCGAGCGGTTCTCGCTGGCCAGCCGGGCGGAGCGCGAGGCGATGATGACCACGATGCTGAGCCGCTCCGCTGAGCTCCGCCAGCTGCGCCAGGAGATCTCCGGCGGCCACCTCGCCACCGACGAGCACGTCCGCGCGCTCGGCCTCGGAGGAGTCGCCGACGATGTCGATGAGTCTCTGCGGGTGATGGACCAGAGCTTCGCCGCCCAGCAGCAGTCGCTCGAGGCGATGATCGACCGCATGCGCTCCTGAGATCTCCTCCGCGGCGGAGGGAGATTCTGGCCCCCGCGCGCCGGGCTCACCCATCATGAGCTCGAGCTATGGCACGCCAACCGACCAGACTTCCCTCGGGCCTGAACGACGAGGGCTACTTCCTCACCACGAGCATGATCTCGCTGACCCTGCGTCAGCTGATGGCCCTGCTCGGCGGCGGAATGCTCTTCTATCTCGGCGCTGAGATCCTGAACAACTTCCTCCCCGGGCCGATCGCCTGGGTGCTCGCGCTTCCGATCCTGCTGACAGGGGTCGCGTTCGCCTTCATCAAGCGCAAGGGGCGCCCGATCGACGACTGGCTCGGCGACAAGCTGCGATTCCTGATCGAGCCGACCGTCTACACGATGCGCGACCCGAACGCCGAGGAGCCCGAGAGCGACGAGGCGGAGTGGACCGAGGAGAAGATCCGTGGCTGAGTCATCGGTCCTCGACCTCGTCCCGGTCTGGCGGATCCTCCCCGAGGCCGGTCAGAGCGATGGCGCGATCCTGATCATGCGCGACGGCAGCTTCCGGATGATCATGCGCGCCGGCGCCGTGAACTTCGACATGAAGTCGCCGAGCGAGCAGGGCGCGATCTCGGACGCCTTCGGGGCGCTGCTGAACTCCCTGAGCGCCGACTTCCCGCTCCAGATCCTGGTCCACACCAAGAACCTGGACGCCAACAGCTACATGCGCCAGTTCGAGTCGCGACGGCGGGACACCACCCTGCCGGCGCTGACACGGGCCCTGATCGAGGACCACTGCACGCACTTCGAAGCCCAGGTGCGCGACCACAATCTGCTCCAGCGCGAGTTCTACTTCGTGGTCCCCTACGGCGTGGAGACGACCAGCATCAAGAAGGGCTCGGACTCCCTTCCGGGGTGGTCGATCATCAAGGCCCTGATCACGCCCGACGACTCGCGCTTCGAGCCGAAGATCGACGCCCTGAAGCTCGACATCGTCCGCCAGCAGCTGGACCTGCGAGCCCACCAGCTGGAGGGCTATCTGGGCCGGATCGAGATCCCGAGCCGGCGCCTCAACTTCTTCGAAGTGCGCGAGCTCCTCTATGAGATGTACAACCCCGACGCCGCCCGGCGCCAGCGACAGCGATCCGTGCCACGCTCGGACCGCCTCTTCTCCGGGCCGCGCCGTGTCGTCGCCGAGGACGCCGGCCGCCGCGCCGCGCCGGCCTCGACGCCGAACGAAGCCCCCCAGGTGCTGCGCGCCCGGCCGGTCGAGACGACCCCCCGCCCCGCCCCTCCGCGTCCTGCCCCGCCGCGGGCCGCTCCTGCTGATGACCGTCCCGAGGAAGGTCGCCGGCGCGCCCGGCCGACCGCGGGATCCCCGCCTGCCGCGCCAGGTCACGCTGCCCCGGATGAGCGCCGTCGTTCACGTCCGGCCGCTCCGGCGCCGGCGTCCAACGAGCCTCCGCGCATCGGCTGAGCCGCCCCCTGGGCGGTAGCGAGATTGCCCTCCTGCCGATCCCGGGCGGCGCACTATCGCGGTCTCATGGGATTCCATCCACTCAAGAACCTCAAGGACGCGATCGCCGCTGAGCCCGATGAGGGCCCGGTCCTCGAGGACGAGGAGGTCCATGAGGATCCGCTTCTCGAGCGGGGCGCCATGGAGGTCCGGCGGATGGTCGCCCCCCAGTCCTTCGTGGTCAACCAGTACCACCTGAGGGTGGGCGGCGAGTTCTGCCGCACGCTCTGGATCCAGACCTACCCGCCGACGGTCCAGGACAACTGGCTCGGCCCGCTCTTCCTCTGGCAGGAGGTGATGGACGTGAGCATGTTCATCAACCCGCTCGAGACCGACCGGGTGCTGCGCAACCTGCGTCAGCTCGTGAACCGCGACGAGGCCCAGCTGACCGTCTTCGACGAGCAGGACAAGGACCGCGACTATGCCCTCGAGCGTCGCTACGCCGACAACCAGAAGTTCATCGCCGCGCTCGAGAACGACCAGACCCGGGCGTTTCAGATCTCGATCATCATCACCCTGCGCGCCCGCAGCGAGGCGCAGCTTGACGCGATCTCGGAGATGCTCGAGCGGCGCCTGTCGATGTGCCACATCTCGCGCGCGGACCTGCGCCACAAGTCGGGATTCATCTCGACGCTGCCCCTGCTCGACAACCGCCTCAGCGACATGTTCGCGGTGACCAACATGCAGACCCAGGGCGTCCAGACGATGTTCCCCCTGACCTCGTCTGACATCGCCCACCCGACCGGCGTCCTGCTCGGCGTCAACATGATCACCCGCTCGAACGTGATCGTGGACCGCTTCCTGCAGCCGCTGATCGCCAACCCGACGATGGCGATCCTCGGGGTGCCGGGCTCGGGCAAGAGCTACGCCGCCAAGTCCGAGATGCTGCGCTGGAACGTGCTCCACGGCGTGCCGGTGATCGCCATCGACCCCCAGAACGAGTACGACCGGCTCTGCGAGGGCCTGGGCGGGCAGTTCGTGGACATCTCCGCCGACAGCCGCGACAAGATCAACCCGCTCGACTTCAGCCACCAGGTCGGCTCGGAGACCAACGCCCTCCAGCAGAAGCTGACGTTCATGATCGGCATGGTCGAGGTCCTGCTGCGCGCCGGCTCCCGCGAGCGGCCGCCGCTCACCGACTACCAGCGGGCGATCCTCGAGCGCGCCCTCCAGGCGCTCTACAAGCGCCACGGCTATGAGATCCGCTCGATCCAGTCCCAGCAGTCCGCGACGCCCGAGAACATGCCGCTGCTCGGGGATCTCTATGACTCCCTGGTGCGGCTGGACCGGATCTCCTCGACCAAGGACGCCGCCTTCCACGCCCAGATCACCCCGTTGATCGTCGGCATGGGGCCCTACGTCAACAGCGGCGCCTACTCGGGCATGTTCGACCACCCGACGACGGTCGACCTGAGCTCGCACTTCATCGTCTTC
This DNA window, taken from Miltoncostaea oceani, encodes the following:
- the recA gene encoding recombinase RecA, which encodes MADEKKLEALRAAMGTITREFGEGSIMQMDPEQIRSRVQAVPTGSIVLDEALGIGGLPSGRVVEIYGPESSGKTTFCYEVMAQVQAAGGICAFIDTEHAMDPEYAGNVGVNVADLVVSQPDNGEQALSIAEKLIESGAVALVVIDSVAALTPKAELEGEMTDSSVGVQARLMSKACRKLVSLTPKHNCTVIFTNQLREKIGVMFGSPETTPGGRALKFYASVRLDIRRIETLKEGTDAIGNRVRIKVVKNKVAPPFRQAEFTIRFGEGFDTFGMLLDVASDPKRGYGLVSKSGAFYTLPDGSRHQGAAKARAYLTENPEAAAELDAAVRERMFALPAAVEAPTATPEPALATA
- a CDS encoding PrgI family protein, with the translated sequence MARQPTRLPSGLNDEGYFLTTSMISLTLRQLMALLGGGMLFYLGAEILNNFLPGPIAWVLALPILLTGVAFAFIKRKGRPIDDWLGDKLRFLIEPTVYTMRDPNAEEPESDEAEWTEEKIRG
- a CDS encoding VirB4 family type IV secretion system protein, giving the protein MGFHPLKNLKDAIAAEPDEGPVLEDEEVHEDPLLERGAMEVRRMVAPQSFVVNQYHLRVGGEFCRTLWIQTYPPTVQDNWLGPLFLWQEVMDVSMFINPLETDRVLRNLRQLVNRDEAQLTVFDEQDKDRDYALERRYADNQKFIAALENDQTRAFQISIIITLRARSEAQLDAISEMLERRLSMCHISRADLRHKSGFISTLPLLDNRLSDMFAVTNMQTQGVQTMFPLTSSDIAHPTGVLLGVNMITRSNVIVDRFLQPLIANPTMAILGVPGSGKSYAAKSEMLRWNVLHGVPVIAIDPQNEYDRLCEGLGGQFVDISADSRDKINPLDFSHQVGSETNALQQKLTFMIGMVEVLLRAGSRERPPLTDYQRAILERALQALYKRHGYEIRSIQSQQSATPENMPLLGDLYDSLVRLDRISSTKDAAFHAQITPLIVGMGPYVNSGAYSGMFDHPTTVDLSSHFIVFNIQKLEDSLLPMGMYLILEFLRTALFTLRQMHSGKRRLLYVDEAQRLMDFPETSSFLDWVARTARKFNVGLTVITQNIEGFLLDANGQENRAGRAILANCATTLMLRQHANSQEVLSKAFRLSPAEAQHLATFGPGEGLLKVGDERCWVTMTNMTSPLEHRMITTNASEVAKIHREIEAADQQRQIGSGPRR